Proteins co-encoded in one Kribbella solani genomic window:
- a CDS encoding LLM class flavin-dependent oxidoreductase, whose amino-acid sequence MDYGHELVFGTFLTPAADAPDRVIALARLTEQAGLDLVSFQDHPYQPRLMDAWTLLSVVAAQTQRVKVSTNVANLPLRHPVVLARSVATLDRITGGRVELGLGSGGFLDAVAANGGPRLTTGQSITALEEAIAIIREVWTPGGGGIRLAGKHYELAGAKRGPEPAHDVSIWLGAYKPRMLAVTGRLADGWLPSSGYAGPEQLAAMNKIIDEAAVEAGRDPAAVRRLYNIGGRFDGSGFLQGPVESWIDQLTELTLAEGVSTYILASDDPDDIRRFADVAAGVREAVQAARSGAVVASVAAPVPAGGFSVVPTPAPVVRRSSVQVLDEASRPTGPAAEPRTYTAHQLQSGQHLVDVHDHLRAELEQVRDLVEQVAAGTLGVGAARSHINTMTMRQNNWTLGTYCESYCRLVTTHHSIEDASLFPHLRRADPALAPVVDRLQEEHKVIHDVLEGVDKALVDLVGGSGDLAGLRAAVDLLDDTLQSHLSYEERELVEPLARLGVF is encoded by the coding sequence ATGGACTACGGCCACGAGCTGGTCTTCGGCACGTTCCTGACCCCCGCGGCCGACGCCCCGGACCGGGTGATCGCGCTCGCGCGACTGACCGAGCAGGCCGGCCTCGACCTGGTCAGTTTCCAGGATCACCCGTACCAGCCGCGGCTGATGGACGCGTGGACCCTGCTCTCCGTCGTCGCCGCGCAGACCCAACGGGTCAAGGTCAGCACCAACGTGGCCAACCTGCCGCTGCGGCACCCGGTCGTGCTCGCCCGCAGCGTCGCCACCCTCGACCGGATCACCGGCGGGCGGGTCGAGCTCGGTCTGGGCTCCGGTGGATTCCTCGACGCGGTCGCGGCGAACGGCGGACCGCGGCTGACGACCGGGCAGAGCATCACCGCGCTGGAAGAAGCGATCGCGATCATCCGCGAGGTGTGGACGCCTGGCGGCGGTGGGATTCGGCTGGCGGGCAAGCATTACGAGCTCGCGGGGGCGAAGCGCGGTCCGGAGCCGGCGCACGACGTGTCGATCTGGCTCGGTGCGTACAAGCCGCGGATGCTCGCTGTCACCGGTCGCCTGGCGGACGGGTGGCTGCCCAGCAGTGGGTACGCGGGGCCGGAGCAGTTGGCCGCGATGAACAAGATCATCGACGAGGCAGCGGTAGAGGCCGGGCGCGATCCGGCTGCTGTGCGGCGGTTGTACAACATCGGCGGTCGGTTCGACGGTTCTGGTTTCTTGCAGGGGCCGGTGGAGTCGTGGATCGATCAGCTGACCGAGTTGACGCTCGCGGAGGGCGTGAGCACGTACATCCTGGCGTCTGATGATCCGGATGACATCCGCCGGTTCGCTGACGTGGCAGCGGGCGTGCGTGAGGCAGTACAGGCGGCCCGGTCTGGTGCTGTGGTGGCTTCTGTTGCGGCTCCGGTGCCTGCTGGTGGGTTCAGTGTGGTGCCGACACCGGCACCGGTAGTGCGGCGCAGTTCCGTACAGGTGCTGGATGAGGCTTCCCGGCCGACCGGTCCGGCTGCGGAGCCTCGGACGTACACGGCGCATCAGTTGCAGTCAGGGCAGCACCTAGTCGACGTACATGACCATCTGCGGGCTGAGTTGGAGCAGGTGCGCGATCTGGTGGAGCAGGTCGCCGCGGGGACGCTGGGGGTTGGCGCGGCGCGTTCGCACATCAACACGATGACCATGCGGCAGAACAACTGGACACTTGGTACGTACTGCGAGTCGTACTGCCGGCTGGTGACTACGCACCACTCGATTGAAGATGCTTCACTCTTCCCGCATCTGCGGCGGGCGGACCCCGCGCTCGCACCGGTGGTGGATCGGCTGCAGGAGGAGCACAAGGTCATCCACGACGTACTCGAAGGTGTGGACAAGGCGCTGGTCGACCTCGTCGGTGGTTCGGGTGACCTCGCCGGGTTGCGCGCCGCGGTTGACCTGCTGGACGACACGTTGCAGTCGCACCTGTCGTACGAGGAACGCGAACTGGTCGAACCGCTGGCCCGCCTCGGCGTCTTCTGA
- a CDS encoding DUF6308 family protein, with product MNIGTRKIVVDEAIAQLRLYAETNGAVLQYYDGLPGLTTVGGSDPNRITLEDLGRTMVIGSDLRAMDIPWLLEVEAEKELAAIPVDARLEDAAPGSELFGAAMALDDKFTGHRGFGHAKKSKLLHLKRPYLYPVTDSFIRMTYGTASAGAEFLSAVRDDLVNPANVRDFKLLQVRLIAEPATSAARLLGEVPTLRLLDILASLLGEAK from the coding sequence ATGAACATCGGTACCCGGAAGATCGTCGTCGACGAGGCGATCGCGCAGTTGCGGCTGTACGCCGAAACGAACGGCGCCGTGCTGCAGTACTACGACGGGTTGCCGGGGTTGACCACCGTCGGTGGCTCCGACCCGAACCGGATCACCCTGGAGGACCTGGGCCGGACGATGGTGATCGGCTCGGACCTGCGCGCGATGGACATCCCGTGGCTGCTCGAGGTCGAGGCCGAGAAGGAGCTGGCCGCGATCCCGGTGGACGCGCGGCTGGAGGACGCGGCGCCGGGCAGTGAGTTGTTCGGCGCGGCGATGGCGCTGGACGACAAGTTCACCGGGCACCGCGGCTTCGGGCACGCGAAGAAGTCGAAGCTGCTGCACCTGAAGCGGCCGTACCTCTACCCGGTGACCGACAGCTTCATCCGGATGACGTACGGAACCGCGTCGGCCGGCGCGGAATTCCTGTCGGCTGTCCGTGACGACCTGGTCAACCCGGCGAACGTACGCGACTTCAAGCTGCTGCAGGTGCGGCTGATCGCGGAGCCGGCCACCAGCGCCGCCCGCCTGCTCGGCGAGGTGCCCACGCTCCGCCTGCTCGACATCCTCGCCTCCCTGCTGGGCGAGGCGAAATAG
- a CDS encoding LysE family transporter, with translation MTAVAAALVAGALAGLGVAMPVGPVGTYLVGLTARTSWRIGVFAALGVATADGAYAAVAALAGSALSPVLAPLLTPLRWASAFVLIALATTTTFKAVRTYRAHRLTTIDQPPPPSPRTAYLTLLGMTLLNPWTAIYFAALILGNTTNPSGHGDGGSGSADGGGAGLDGFGGVDGSGAGSFIGSAAGERVAFVLAAFVASAAWQLLLAGGGAILGRLLTGTRGRLATAVASSTLITILAVRLLQ, from the coding sequence GTGACCGCCGTCGCCGCGGCTTTGGTCGCGGGGGCCTTGGCAGGGCTTGGGGTTGCGATGCCGGTCGGCCCGGTCGGGACCTACTTGGTTGGCCTGACCGCTCGTACGTCGTGGCGGATCGGCGTGTTCGCGGCACTCGGCGTCGCGACGGCCGACGGCGCGTACGCGGCAGTAGCCGCACTAGCCGGCTCAGCGCTCTCCCCGGTACTCGCACCGCTGCTCACGCCGCTGCGTTGGGCCTCGGCATTCGTACTCATCGCGCTCGCAACCACAACCACCTTCAAGGCAGTACGTACGTATCGCGCCCACCGCCTGACCACGATCGATCAACCCCCACCACCCAGCCCCCGAACCGCCTACCTCACCTTGCTCGGAATGACGCTCCTCAACCCCTGGACAGCCATCTACTTCGCCGCGCTGATCCTGGGCAACACCACCAACCCGAGCGGACACGGCGACGGCGGCTCCGGCTCCGCTGATGGCGGCGGTGCTGGTCTTGACGGCTTTGGTGGTGTTGACGGCTCTGGTGCTGGCAGCTTCATCGGTTCCGCCGCGGGGGAGCGGGTCGCCTTCGTGCTCGCGGCGTTCGTCGCCTCGGCTGCCTGGCAACTGCTTCTGGCCGGCGGCGGCGCCATCCTCGGCCGCCTGCTCACCGGCACCCGCGGCCGTCTCGCAACGGCTGTCGCCTCAAGCACCCTGATCACCATCCTCGCCGTCCGGCTACTCCAATAG